In the Mastacembelus armatus chromosome 16, fMasArm1.2, whole genome shotgun sequence genome, GACATGTGCATTGAGCTGGACAGGCTTATTTTATAACTGCTGACAAAGGAATCATTGCTGTGCAAGACTTGTGGCCATGTCGTACTATAGTCCATAAGGAACAGGACTTTGTTTCcctctatgtatgtatgtatgtatgtataccATGCATATAAATGGAAATAGACCTGAAACTACACCTGATACTGACTGTACTATATGCTTCAAGCAGTGTGCACGTCAGATTATCTAATGTCATCTGAACCCTCCTGCCCTCATAATCCTGTTCCACAGTGAGCTCTCTCCTTGTTTGCCAAGGCTTTGGACTTTCtgtaacagaaacatttttcgAGTGGTATTGTTAGCATCATAACCACACCACTAATGTGGAATGACAGTGTGCTGTCTTTCCCCTCAAATGAGACCAATACAGCCTGGTTGAACCTGCTGGGAGCTAAAGCATCCATCAGCATAAGGAGAATACACATTTTTATGAACTAGTTGCTGCTTATTCTGTTTAACAAAATTATATTGTTGCCTTATTACAATCATACAATCATACCGTCTTAGCTTCATTCTCAAAAATTGCATTGCATCAAAAGCTTTTTAGAATGAAACATTTAACCTGAAATTTTGTGAGTGGGTTTCTTCTTCTGTAAAAGTAGACTAACAGCTGTGCAAAAACCCACAACTTTCAGATCGTCGAAGGGAAAGACAGGATACAATATCAATTAGAAGAGGAAGAAAGCTTTATCAAGCCAAAGTTTTAAAATCACTAGCAGAACAGAGAGAGTCCTACTATTACATTTCTGTGTGACAGCTTTATTGGCCACATGGATGACTTTTGGGTAGAGTAATTACTTGCATATGCATAATTTCACTTCCTTGCTGTCACCTGACCTTTTCCTCTGCATCATTGCAAGGTGGAGCATGAAGTGGGTGAATATAGGAAATatgagaggaagggagaggagagTTCCAGAAAGAGGGGGAGGATGAGATGGTAGTGGTGGTGGAgaaggaagatgaggaggagaaaagtAAATTTGAAGGTTAGGATGATGAGAATGCACTGCCTTACACTGTGCCACTGGGAAACTTGAGATGTGAACAGATACAATTGTATGCTAGAGTTTCCCGCAAAGAGCCCCCTCCACAGCAGAGCATCAAAAGAGGCAGGAGAGGGGGGTTAGCAAGGTGGAGGTTTTATTGCGTTAAGACATCCGAATCAGGCATCGGTTGCATAATACTTATGGTACGAAGGCACAAAGGTCGAAAGTGATAAATGCAAGGCAAAGATAATGAAAAAGTtagatgatgctgatgatgccCTGAAGGAAAAATCACCAGAAAGACTGGAAAGCAACATCAAGAATACAGAGGTAACAGAAGTGAGAGtcaaggaggaagaagaggtgaAGGAGTGTTTTATAACCTCTCATCATCTCAGACTCCTGGTGCTGTGAGGAGACATAGGCCTAGATGAATTATTCAGTTTCTGGCTGGTTGAGCTCCTCTGGGATTGGTGCTTGCTCTCCTCGAATGTTAGAGCACCACTTGACGGTAAATGCTCAATGGGACAAACAAGAGGTCCTTAAAAAAGACCTATGCACTTAACTCACACTACAACCCCCCTGCCCCCACTCATTCTGACCCCAGCCAAGATCAATACACAGTCGGAGCCAGATGTTGCACAATACCACACCAGGGAAGGAAGGGTTCTAAGAGGAAACCTCCAGAGGAAGTTGTGTGCCTGCATTTCTAAACGTTCTCATGGGCATGTCAATAGATTGCAGAGAGTGAATACATTGACAAGGCAGGGTAGTGGCTTGCATGAAAACTGTCtcgtcatttttttttttttttttaaccctgtACATTTTTACAGAACCACAGTGATTTACAGACCTCAGTGCTGTAATCCAGGGATTTCACACAGCCTGTTCGCAGGGCATCGGACTGTGTGCTGACAGAGCAGTAAGTGTGATGCTTATGGGCGCAGGATGCAGGCTGCATTGTGAGGTCCAATGCTGCCATCTTCAGGTTCTGTTCGGACATTAAGATGAAATAATTATGGATGAAATCAAAACTACTGTACATTGTATAATTGATTGTAATCCAAGTTCAGTGATTATTATCATTGCATATGTAACTGATATTACTCTGAGGACTCTGGGGCTAATACTGTTGCTTGTACAAAttaatagaataaataaaagtgactACACATGAAGATGAATATTCTTTCTGCTGCATCCTGATCCTTGCTTTCCCTCAAcataatgtacaaaataaatttCAGTGTAAATGCTGACATTGAAGTTATATTCATACTGTATCATGGATGCATAAGGAtgcataaattatttttttttttgttaggatTATTATGTATGGTGCAAAACCCAGCAACATTTTGCCAAACACAACAGTAAAAGAGGAAAcacaacatttcacaaaacacaatagTAAACAAGAAACCACAacaatatttcacaaaacataacataaatacattttcttgtcattttcttgTGTCTTAGTCCTGCCCATATATTATGCATAGGAAAGAAGCAAGAACCGAGGAGCcgtgaaacatgtttttagagaCAATCAGAATGTAAAGAagccaaacacaaactgtttttgAATAAAGGGGTGGGTCAATGTGTAACAAACCTCTGTGTATCCTTGGTTATACCTCCTCTAGGAAACCTCCTTGCTCCTCGCTCCCCAGAGCAGAAATAACATGGGATGTCCTTCATCATGATGGACTCAACCACTTCTGGGTTCACTGAGATTGACGAGTGAgggcaataaaataaatgagtatTAAAAGCAGGCAAAGGATTTGAATGTGGCATTCTTCCTTGTGGGTATTCAGGTATCTGCAACTAACGTTTCGGTAACATTAGCAACCCAGCATGGtaatgattttaatatttgtgttgAATTAATATTCGTTTAAATGTCTTTCAAGTTTTGTGTAATGTTAGAGATTTGCTTTCACATTTGCGGTAGCCAGATGGGCTTTACAGCCATGAACCCACACCTCATGCGTATGTCTGAGTGTGGGTATCTGCATGTGTAAAGTACATCTACTTAATTACTGTACCTAAGTGCAATTTTGAGGTATCTGaactttacttgagtatttccatgttttgCTACTTCAGATTTAAAatatgattccctgtctagGACCAGTATTCTGGGCTACTGTGGAAATGTACTGGCACAACATGGTTGCCCCTGTGAAAAGAGAtccgctccctatgtagattttaaaGGATCTTTAAGTAAAATTGTGAATGCAGATTTTTAATTGTGACAGTATTATTACatagaaatatttatttgtggTATTTATAtgtttacttaagtaaaggatcttCCACCACTGTGTAAaagtgtatatatgtgtgttttcatgtgtgtgtgtatgtgtgtgttcactctgTCAGAATACTCCCTCACCACATCCGTGCTAGCTCTCTCCATCAGCGAGTAtcatctctctgctcactggTAACACAACACTGGAGgcaaatgaaatgcaatgcAGACAATCAGCTCTGCAGTGCCTGCCTTTGCCCTCAGACACAGACTCAACACTGCTGCTGAGCCCAAGCAGAGCCTGTCCTGGCCTGGCTTTTAGTCCAAGCAGAACTGTTTAGAACTGATTTATCAGGAACCTCAgacagtaaaatgtttgaatcgacaaataaatgcatattaacatgcaaaaatatattaaatccAGAAATTGTTTCATTGATGGATCAATATAagaagataagataagatgagataagataaaatgACTACCTTATCAGTTATCAGTTATCAGTTATCAGttccacagtggggaaattccaaAATGCTTCAGCAGCAAAAGAGATGAGTGTAGCCAACAAGCCTCAGTTTTTTGTATGAGCACAGGCTGGATAAGTACCtctatataaaaataaattcaattatCATGGCCATggcattttccacattttattaTGACTGTGgtgttgatgatcttgtaaaGGTCAGTACCAGTTATGCAAATATGGCTTATTCCAACTTGGAAGGtcagattttgttgtttttagccATGCTTGTGACTTATGCTTATGACTCATGAACTTCATAATGTTGATCATTATGTCAAAATTTCAGTTTGTCCAATACGTTGATTTATGTTTGCACAACTAATGACATTTGCTGTTCAATGATATTGTTGTGCCTTAGAACAGCCTCACAGAGTCACTAACAAGGCTAAGATTTAGCTCATTTAATAATGTTGTTGTTGGAAAAATATATGtagaaaagcaaaacacacataacAGACTGTGTCAGTTTGCTCAGCATGTCTTCCCATTGTCTTCTGTTGTTCAGACATTGtaagatgagaaaaacaagctgttttCTTGGCTCACTGATGCCTTTCTAAAGGCCATACTATAACACACTTGCTATATTCATTGCAACAAACTACCATGTAACCATTATGTATTATAATTAGAGGTAAATACATAGACATAATGGCATAAACAAGCATACACAAGAGGCCAAGCATGATGAATAACTGCATTAGCAATTTGATACAAATTAAATCAATGGAGCCCAGCTCGACTGTGTGATTTACAACAGAAGGGGCTAAAAAGCAGGGTGATCAGGAGGTGAACGGAGCTTGTGATTTGTTTGCATACTATGTCTTCATTAATCGTATCTGCTAAGTTGATGAGGCATTCAGCTCATTGAAAATATTATGGTAATGTTATTGTTGAAACAGCCACTATGCAACCACATCACTGGCAGGGTCATCACCTCTGCCACTGCAAATAGCCTGTATAACATTCACTGTAGTGGATGATTACAGAGATTGAGAAAGACAGTGAGACAGGGATAACCTGTGCGGCCTCCGTGCAATGGTTGAGTGGTTTATGTAAGACTGATCCAACCAATCACCTCACTTCCTCTCTCACCTACCATAGCAGCCAAGGCGCTGATAATTTATCCATCTGAGAAAGTGATTTCAGGGTGCCAAATGCAACACAGGAAATGAATCCACAGACATTCTCATGTAGAGTTATGGCAGGTCTGGTTGCTGGTTGCGGGATGAGGCAGCTAAAGAGGCATCAGTGAGGTTGACCAGCAAGCGAGTGACAAAGCTCTGAGGACTGTTCCAGTGTCAGCCATGCAGAACATGGCTGACCAGAGAAGTAAATTGATTTGACATGGAGCACTAGTTGTGGTCTTTTCTTGTAAGAACTAGgttttgttcagttttacattGTTACATAGGAAACTGCTGAACCACTAAAGATTTCAAAATAGTGTGgcaaaaaacaggaaaggaCAGAAGAAATCAGCACTGATGAGAAAGGGATATCTAATAATAAACTTTGTTGAATagagcacacacatgcagaataaacatatttttcatagGCTTTAAtgccatgtaaaaaaaatgaaaccacagGAAAGGGCTTGGATGGAGGTGAACAAGGATGTTCATGCAAGCTAAATGTAAAACAGCCCAGCTAAGTGCATCCTGAGCAAGTCTTTGTGGACTACACTTCCAATACAATGAGCTTTCCAAAAATCCAATATGCACATTGACTAAAAATATCCTGTCTGAGTAAAGCAGTGGAGGGGGCAACCAAGAATGAAGTCATATCCCTGAGGAGTTTGGCTTTAGTCTTCTCCTCTAAAGCAATCAGTTGGAgtggacacattttttttttttttttttggccttgcTATTCACTGTGGGAGGGCAAACTCATTGTAGATATGAATGCACCTAATATGCAAGATAAAAGACAGGcagctctttctgttttcaacTAAGAACACAAGTGTGCATGTCGCGTAGATGTGGACAGTAATGCGCTTAGCTAGTTAACTTAGCATAAAGGTTTGAGTTTTACAACCAGTAGGGCTGCACTGATTACTCGAACAAATCGAtgaattcgattacaaaaaaatcGTCGAGTCAAATTCATTGCCTCGAGTATTcttttaattactatcacttgccTTTTCGGGCCTCTTCCGCCttgggatcattgttccacacggaccgtaatcacaacgtcatttcaaggtaacatGTCATTTACACAATAGTGCAAAAGTCAATTTTATCCAATTACTTGAGTAATCTCTGAAATCCTCGACTCCAAAAACGATTGATATGTGCAGCCCTATAAAGCAATAAGTCATCGATTTTACACATGAAATGGGCATGGCTGCTGCTTTCCTCATTTACTagttccatttttttctttaaacaataTTGTGAAAGTTACTTAACGTAGAAACATGGCAATATCAGAGATGATGTTAACAATTTACGTTATGGTTTGACGTTTTATCCATTATTTGACATGGCAGATAAGTCTAAATACTGCAATAGTCTAGCTGTGTGACTTAACATGTACTGTACCTAATGCCATAGTTACTGGAGATGTGAATTTTGAGTGAATTAATGTAAGTTGCAGATTGTGTTTGCACTATGGCTGGAGTTTTTAGCTTACCCCTGCTAAATATCAGTGCAAGCAGTAGGGTCGGTGCTTGGATGTTTCAAATTGAACCTTGGGatactgagttttttttttaaactcaccaAATATTTTTGAACAAAGCTCTTAATTTTTTGTATTGATGGTTTAGATGAGTTTCATGCcaaccaacctgacatacatgtttttggactgtggaaggaaaccagtgtacctggagtaaacccacgtaagcacagggagaacatgcaaacttcacacagaaaggcccctgctgggtttcaaaccaggaaccttcttgctgtgaggtaatagtgctaaccaccaatccaccgtGCTACCTACACATGAGCATTATCACCATCATGATGGGAAAATTTATTGCACATCTGTTCTATTAGACTGTATTAATTTTAGCCCACTGCTAACTGAGCATATAGAATTTGCTTATGTTGGTCTCTCTCGTTCTTCCTGCATGTGTTTTCCAGACTTTATATCTTGCCAAAGTGGAAAAGCTCATTTACACCATCTTTGCACATTAAATATCTCCACATaaagtgtttgaaatgaaaggTCAGCAGCTCTTTAATCTAGAGCAACACACAACACCTCTGCACAGTCATATGAATAGACACATACTCATGCAGACAGGATTGACAAGGGGGTGGGGTGCTGTAATAACACCTTTGGGAAATTAGCTGATGGCAGCAGCTCGGCTGCTTCTTGGCTTTACCTGAAGGGATTGAATTGTGGAAAAGCCAACCAAATATCAATAAGGGTGGCGATTTAGCTGTGCACCGCTCAAGGATAAAGAGCTTATGCATGAAACCTCTGGAAATACACTTGAACTTGGTGTGTAAAATGCTGTCGCTTCAAACAAATCCCTGATTAAATCCCCCAAACATGTTTTAGTTAGCTGTACGAGGGGAAGCCTGGTGTTGGCtgtggaggaggacagagggaaGAGGCGAGAATAAAGAAGGAACTGGAGAGGGTGAGCAATATATACATGTCTGAAAACCTGCAGCATAGTGCATTACATGACGCAGATGAGCCTGTTTGAAGTGTGCTATGTTAATGGATTCCCTCTGGCATTTATGAGCCTCTGTGTATCATTCTCACAGATGATGCAGCCTCTGAATATCACTCTGACACTAAAGGCAAACCGCTGGCACACTTCATTTGTAATGCAACTTATACATTGTTGGTGTTTGAATTAATTACCCAGAATTATCATTCATAATTTTTGGCGCTGGCGCTATTGTTGTTGGGTACTGTGTACATGGTAAACCAGTTTAATTTTACATTAACTTATTGGATAAAGAGGACGTGGGAAGAAATGAGTGTGCAGCACTTGAGTGGCACACCTAGTTTCCACAGCCAACAACGTTAGGAAAGCTCCCTAAGTGAAATGTCACTGTAACATCTGTAATAGTGGTTGTGGATTTACAGCTTGTATGAAAAGAACAGAACAACATTGCCTCATTTTGGATCATTAATTTTTATTACTTTCCTGGAAATCTCTTCATTTGGCATTTTACTGCCATTCTGAAATGTAatggttgtttttctgtgatgcATACACACTTGTCGGCTCTGTTCTcctaaacagagaaaatgaaaaactgtaataaCACAAAACTTGCATCTTTGCTGCAACAAATGATTTTAGGATGATATAGCTGGCTCAAAATCTCATTAGACTGAAGTGATCCAGTCTTTTCACTTGAAACACACTGATTTGTCTGTCTGGGAACTGACTGCCACTAATGATACAGTGACATCAGTGACAGTGTATATAGGAGCAATGCAACTGAATGAAAGCACAGCAATGTGGCCTGATGCTGTTTACCATAAAGTAATCAGCCTACGCATCTCATTAATAGAGGCTGACTCATGTCATTTTGAATGCAAGCCTTGAAATAGTGTCAGACAGCCTGGAAAATGAAAGGACAAGAAACCAAGGTAACAGAGTGACACTGAACAAGAATCATTAGCACTTGTCTTGTACAATGCAGCTGTGTATGTGAATGCTGTATATGCAAATATACATGATTTTAGTGTCCATGCATGATTTATGAGCCTTAAAAAGTTGCCGAgataaaaaaagagaatttgAAGAGAATTACATGGCATTCTTTATCCTTTTCTGCAGGCCTCTCAGACTGCATTAATATCCATCAGAATGAAACAGAAGGTTGCATTCACATGGACTCAGCATCGACAGAAACTGAAATCCTCCTCAACTTAGAAAGGGAAGCTGGTGTCAAGACTTCTTAGACTGCATGTGATAACCTTCTCTTCCTAAGCTCTTCATGtcatctgcatttttttttagccaGCAAATTACTGTGATAACATCAAATATAACCTTTCAAAAAGAATGATACCTCTGGAGAGATAATTAGCTCTTTGAAGCAGTGACAGCTTAAGGTTTAGGTAGTCGGGCAACTCTTTCATGTGTGATTAGGTGTTCTTAAATCCATCAcgcagagagagacagatagagaaaAGGAGAGTAGAATGGAAAAGCTGATCAACCTTGAAATGTCACCACCACTTCCTACACACATACACGGTGTTCACAGGTTGATGTTTTGCAGGAGGAAAGAAAGTCTCCTGTGGCACAGTTAAGGGAAGGTGAAGGGAAAGAATAGCAGAGAAGATCGAAAGAGCAACGAGGATGGTGTACATCGAATGTCAGGGCTGTCAAATGCAGTCAAACTGCTCAGTGCAATCAAACCGATGTGGAGCTCTGGCTCAGATGCACAAGCCCAGGCTCACTGGCTTACCTCAGCACTGCACCAGGAAAGGACTGTCACTGGATATTACCATGTGGACCACTGAGCAGATTCTTCTGCGTCACAGTGGACGGGGACAGCTTTAGGTCCCTTTATACTCCCACCCTCTTGCCCTGTGCACAATTTCGCTGTTAGAAacattcacattaaatatgaatagCCTTAATAATAATGCAAGCTCTCAGAGATTGCATcctaggtttaaaaaaaaaaaaaaaaagcgatcCCGTATTTGGGACACACACAAGCCTCTTAACATGCTCCCTGGACACTTTTATGGTTTGGTGCCATTTGGGAACAATTTGATACCACCCAGTGTTTTTCAGGCTATGACTGATGTTGCTTTCCCATCCTTCCAGTTAGCCAAGTGGGAATACAATCAAGCATTTGATCTATTCAATCTATTCACTACAGTATATGACAAAAATGTTGCACTTTGAATGTACAAATACAGTTTTGCTACAGTTTGTTAAATAAATGCGTGTGAATGGCAGTAATTCCTGTTATacacaaactgttttatatGCAGAGCAGCATTTTAAGTCAGAGTTTCTTCTATTTCCTCCTCCATGGACAAGTGGGCAGATGAGTGGCTAGGGCTGGATCTAGTTTTCAAGCTGATAGAGCCGTACAGTTTGGCTGAACGCTTGGAATAAGCGATGACCTTTCTCCTGTACATCTCCCCCTTCCACATGGAGATCATCAGCAAAGTGGAGAGCACCACGCCGCCCAGCGTGAGTAGGCACAGCCCCGCTATGACACACCGATCCAGGTGGGCACCTATACGGGCGCTCTCCATCTCCagcctctccatctctctcgCCGACACGCTGTCACGGTCCACCACCACATCCCGTGGCACGGCGTAGGAGATGATAACCAAGGAGATCCCAGTCACCAAGAACGTGACTGCACTGATAAACCCATAGTCTATAGAACTTCCCGAGCCCTCCCCTATGGAGAGATCATCTTCAGACATGAAGGAAAGCTCTGGTAAAGTCTCAGAGCAAGGCTCGCCGATGCGCACAGGCCTGAGAGTACTTTTACAACTAGTCTCCGGGCTCGCCAGTCGCAGGTTAACATTCTCGTCAACATATGTGAATGATGTCTCTAATTCCTCGTCGCAACAAACTCGGATTTTGTCCTCGCCGAGGTGACCGAGTTTAACCTCCGCGCCGCCCTTGCGCGGCGCCGTCTTTGGTGCTAAAAGACACCGGCCATAGCAGCTGCGGGCCGGGTTACAGCCAGCCTCCCCTGGGAACGCTCCTCCTGTTGATCCACCCGACTTGCGGACATGCAGCACGCTGGAAACTCGGTCAAGGACGTCGGTGGGATCAGACTGTTTGCCTGCCTCATCTGCAGCAAGCAGCTCTGTAGAAGCCATCCCTTTATCACCACCAGCTGGTTCTCTCTGGAGCTTCCTCCCACGATGTTTTCACTCCACAGCATTCCTAATAAGAGGACACACACCAGCTCGAAGTTAAACTGtgcattttaattagttttcCTTCACTGCAAGTCGTGAAACCGTTTATACACACTAATGCCCCAAAACTTGTGCGTAATTTGGAACGGTGCGCAAAATGCACGTACTTTTACAGGTCTATTGAAATCAACACCACTTTAAAGTTGATTGGATCGTTTAAGA is a window encoding:
- the tmem74 gene encoding transmembrane protein 74, producing MASTELLAADEAGKQSDPTDVLDRVSSVLHVRKSGGSTGGAFPGEAGCNPARSCYGRCLLAPKTAPRKGGAEVKLGHLGEDKIRVCCDEELETSFTYVDENVNLRLASPETSCKSTLRPVRIGEPCSETLPELSFMSEDDLSIGEGSGSSIDYGFISAVTFLVTGISLVIISYAVPRDVVVDRDSVSAREMERLEMESARIGAHLDRCVIAGLCLLTLGGVVLSTLLMISMWKGEMYRRKVIAYSKRSAKLYGSISLKTRSSPSHSSAHLSMEEEIEETLT